Proteins from a single region of Gloeocapsa sp. DLM2.Bin57:
- a CDS encoding ABC transporter permease yields MINLGHIWRSLSRDVLLCFGVLVLFIIVTSIIVLPYFYTVPFDRIDLTQANLPPSGFHLFGTNDLGQDQLARILIGGRISLTVAIASVTVAMVVGTLVGAIAGFYGGVVDLLLMRVVDLFLSLPQLPLLLLTVYLFRDKLRAIAGPNLGIFILVVIVIGGLNWMSVARLVRADFLKLKEREFIQGAIAMGASQPAIIWRHLLPNVLGVILVASTLGMGNGIIIESTLSFLGLGFPPDLPTWGRMLFEAQNYLTSYPHLAIFPGLAIFLTVLSINAIGNGLRDLFDPKK; encoded by the coding sequence ATGATTAATTTGGGTCATATTTGGCGTAGTCTCAGTAGAGATGTTCTGTTGTGTTTTGGTGTTTTAGTGTTATTTATAATTGTAACTAGTATTATAGTATTGCCCTATTTCTATACTGTACCCTTTGATCGCATTGATTTGACTCAAGCTAATTTACCACCTAGTGGATTTCATCTATTTGGGACTAATGATTTAGGTCAAGATCAATTAGCGAGAATATTAATAGGTGGGAGAATCTCTCTAACTGTAGCTATAGCTTCAGTAACCGTGGCTATGGTTGTAGGAACATTAGTAGGAGCAATCGCAGGTTTTTATGGTGGTGTGGTGGATTTATTGTTGATGCGGGTGGTGGATTTGTTTTTATCTTTACCTCAATTACCCCTATTATTATTAACTGTGTATTTATTTCGAGATAAGTTGAGAGCGATCGCAGGTCCAAATCTGGGTATATTTATCTTAGTAGTTATAGTCATTGGAGGATTAAACTGGATGTCCGTAGCTCGATTAGTAAGAGCAGATTTTCTGAAACTGAAGGAGAGAGAATTTATCCAAGGTGCGATCGCCATGGGAGCGTCACAACCTGCAATTATTTGGCGTCATCTCCTCCCGAATGTTTTAGGAGTGATTCTGGTTGCTTCTACCCTAGGGATGGGTAATGGAATTATCATTGAATCTACCTTAAGTTTTTTAGGGTTAGGATTTCCTCCTGATTTACCAACTTGGGGACGTATGCTTTTTGAAGCACAAAACTATTTAACTAGTTATCCCCATTTGGCTATTTTCCCTGGTTTAGCTATATTTCTAACGGTGTTAAGTATTAATGCGATTGGTAATGGTTTACGTGATTTATTCGATCCGAAAAAATGA
- a CDS encoding DegT/DnrJ/EryC1/StrS aminotransferase family protein, producing MNLPITRVPFVDLLSQHQPLSQEITAAIDQVISRGDFVLGSALEEFETAFAHSCGVNYAVGVASGTDAIALGLKASGIGKGDEVIVPANTFIATIIGILETGATPILVDCDAQTALIDLKVADKVVTNQTKAIVAVHLYGQMVSPSELLDFAQSHNLLIFEDAAQAHLAQREGYLAGTIGIAGAFSFYPSKNLGAFGNGGMLVTNSEAIATGVKTLRNYGAKEKYYHSEIGKNSRLDTIQAAILGVKLPYLSAWNQSRYQLAQLYNQYLQSLPLLQPLQNHCNNGHVYHLYVITCASKRNELQHYLTSQGIQTGIHYPIPCHLQPGYQHLGYGYGDFPVTEALAEKILSLPMYPNLTDSQVQLVGDRLADFINKHGS from the coding sequence ATGAATTTACCCATAACTAGAGTACCTTTTGTCGATTTATTGAGTCAACATCAACCCTTAAGTCAAGAAATTACCGCAGCTATTGATCAGGTAATTAGTCGTGGTGATTTCGTCTTAGGATCTGCTTTAGAGGAGTTTGAGACTGCTTTTGCTCACAGTTGTGGTGTAAATTATGCTGTAGGAGTAGCATCGGGAACAGATGCGATCGCTCTTGGTTTAAAAGCTAGTGGTATTGGTAAGGGAGATGAGGTAATTGTACCTGCTAATACTTTTATTGCTACGATTATCGGTATCTTAGAAACAGGAGCAACCCCTATTTTAGTGGATTGTGATGCTCAAACAGCTTTAATTGACTTGAAAGTGGCTGACAAGGTTGTTACTAATCAAACTAAAGCGATTGTAGCAGTACACCTCTATGGTCAAATGGTATCACCATCAGAATTATTAGATTTTGCTCAAAGTCATAATTTACTAATTTTTGAAGATGCAGCTCAAGCTCATTTAGCCCAAAGAGAAGGTTATCTAGCAGGTACAATCGGCATAGCTGGTGCTTTTAGTTTTTATCCTAGCAAAAATCTGGGAGCTTTTGGTAATGGAGGAATGTTGGTAACTAATTCAGAAGCGATCGCTACTGGTGTCAAAACTTTACGCAATTATGGAGCAAAAGAAAAGTACTATCACAGTGAGATAGGTAAAAATAGTCGTCTCGATACTATCCAAGCTGCTATTCTCGGTGTTAAGTTACCCTATTTATCTGCTTGGAATCAATCTCGTTATCAACTAGCTCAACTCTATAATCAATATTTACAATCTTTACCTTTGCTTCAACCTTTGCAAAATCACTGTAATAATGGTCATGTCTATCATCTTTACGTGATTACTTGCGCGTCGAAACGAAATGAGTTACAACATTATCTAACTAGTCAAGGAATTCAAACAGGGATACATTACCCTATACCTTGTCATTTACAACCAGGTTATCAACATTTAGGTTATGGTTATGGGGATTTTCCTGTTACAGAAGCTTTAGCAGAGAAAATCCTCTCTTTACCAATGTACCCTAATTTAACTGATAGTCAAGTTCAACTAGTTGGCGATCGTTTAGCTGATTTTATTAATAAACATGGAAGTTAA